In a genomic window of Quercus lobata isolate SW786 chromosome 4, ValleyOak3.0 Primary Assembly, whole genome shotgun sequence:
- the LOC115987564 gene encoding UPF0481 protein At3g47200-like isoform X1, translating into MLKPEELIIDITQIKESAEWHPECCIYKVPKRLRDVKKEAYTPKLISIGPVHRDNDELKDMQTLKLRYFKEFFSRTCKGQKEFASIVEKNEDMIRNCYAADISLPEGEDFKKMFLLASIFIIELFLRTFSTRKDESRFRIVHKDYILSKPWLKDGIRQDLILLENQVPFFLLNDLYDQSLCTAIHKSFLTLACNYFFLSDKELSIENEVKNFTDLHRYFYHPPNHETGDPLDHLYSATKLDMAGLIFQKWEPQNLEEKSLEEKRCLLDIKIHKWEHMEICPCINCSWLMLCLPCLEKFSCLERMQTRLVVPQFVVDDGTEDLYRNLMALEQCHYPSEAYICNYILLLDFLINSKEDVELPVDERIFVNSLGSNEAVANMVNKLGHEIVETNSYYHAAAKDLNGHYKNCWNHNMASLKTVYFRNIWRGTATVVGVIVLLITFLNFLRPFVLKNI; encoded by the coding sequence atgctaaagccTGAGGAGTTGATCATTGACATTACACAAATTAAGGAGTCTGCTGAGTGGCACCCCGAGTGTTGCATCTACAAGGTCCCCAAGAGACTTCGTGATGTAAAGAAAGAAGCCTACACTCCAAAGCTAATTTCAATAGGCCCTGTTCATCGCGACAATGATGAACTAAAGGACATGCAAACGCTAAAACTGAGATATTTCAAGGAGTTCTTTTCTCGGACTTGCAAAGGCCAGAAGGAATTTGCAAGTattgttgaaaaaaatgaagatatgATCCGCAATTGCTATGCAGCTGATATCTCACTACCTGAAGGGGAAGATTTCAAGAAAATGTTTCTGCTGGCTTCTATCTTTATCATTGAGCTCTTCTTGAGGACTTTTTCAACCAGAAAAGATGAAAGTCGGTTCCGAATCGTTCACAAGGATTATATATTAAGTAAACCATGGCTAAAGGATGGCATAAGGCAAGACTTGATATTACTTGAGAATCAGgttccattttttcttcttaacgACTTATATGACCAAAGCTTGTGTACCGCCATTCATAAATCATTTCTTACGCTTGCCTgtaattacttttttctcagTGACAAGGAATTATCCATTGAGAATGAAGTAAAAAATTTCACTGATTTGCACAGATATTTCTACCATCCACCAAACCATGAAACTggagatccccttgatcatCTATATAGTGCAACAAAGTTGGACATGGCAGGATTAATATTCCAGAAGTGGGAACCTCAGAATCTTGAGGAAAAATcattagaagaaaaaagatgtttacTAGACATTAAAATCCATAAGTGGGAGCACATGGAAATTTGTCCATGTATCAATTGCTCATGGCTCATGCTTTGTTTACCATGCTTGGAAAAATTTTCGTGCTTGGAGCGTATGCAAACTCGCTTGGTAGTCCCACAGTTTGTGGTAGATGACGGAACTGAAGACCTTTACCGAAACCTCATGGCCTTGGAGCAGTGTCATTATCCATCTGAAGCTTACATATGCAATTATATCTTGTTATTGGATTTTCTTATCAATAGTAAAGAAGACGTGGAGTTACCTGTTGACGAAAGGATTTTTGTTAACTCATTAGGCAGCAATGAAGCAGTTGCCAATATGGTTAACAAACTTGGCCATGAAATTGTGGAAACAAATTCCTATTACCATGCTGCCGCAAAAGATCTTAATGGTCACTATAAAAACTGTTGGAACCATAACATGGCATCCTTGAAGACAGTATATTTCCGTAATATTTGGAGAGGCACAGCAACTGTTGTTGGGGTCATAGTCCTGCTTATAACTTTCTTAAATTTCCTTAGGCCTTTTGTCTTGAagaatatttaa
- the LOC115987494 gene encoding UPF0481 protein At3g47200-like, whose amino-acid sequence MKKMFSSDIIIDVKDVTPAQRHPMCCIYKVPNKLREVKEEAYTPKLISIGPVHHNKKEQDNKMEQDHKKELENMERLKLKYFKEFFCQTTCKGQKEFADIIENREETIRHCYAEEISSSLPEKKDFLQMILLDSIFIIELFLRTAAREGYEKDDYILSKPWLEEGIKHDLILLENQLPFFILDDLYRHIGRFPGFHNSFLNLAWNYFFPNDNCKNIPKKKEVKHFTDLQRYFFYSPKLESSDRIIEHLYSATKLDTAGLNFKKWEKKPPEEDRRLLDIQIKKPDPLEIFPCFNCSWLLHCLPCLKCFWCLKRMQTSLVIPPFVINHGTEHIFRNIMALEQCHYPKEAYICNYIVLLDFLINTRDDAELLVDKKIIVHSLGSNKEVAKMVNKLGKEIVEKNSCYLKVAENLNEHYENWWNKNIASLKTVYFRDIWRGTATFVGIIVLLVTVGNFLRPFVYHK is encoded by the coding sequence ATGAAAAAGATGTTCAGTTCTGATATTATCATTGACGTTAAAGATGTCACGCCCGCCCAGCGGCACCCCATGTGTTGCATCTACAAGGTCCCCAACAAACTTCGCGAGGTAAAGGAAGAAGCCTACACTCCAAAGCTTATTTCAATAGGCCCTGTACATCACAACAAGAAGGAACAGGACAACAAAATGGAACAGGACCACAAGAAGGAACTGGAGAATATGGAACGTTTgaaactaaaatatttcaagGAATTCTTTTGCCAGACAACTTGTAAAGGCCAGAAGGAATTTGCAGACATCATTGAGAACAGAGAAGAGACTATCCGCCATTGTTATGCAGAAGAGATCTCATCTTCTTTACCCGAAAAGAAAGATTTCTTGCAAATGATTCTATTGGATTCTATCTTTATCATTGAGCTCTTCTTGAGGACTGCTGCAAGGGAAGGATATGAGAAGGATGATTATATATTAAGTAAACCATGGCTGGAGGAAGGCATAAAGCATGACTTGATATTACTTGAGAATCAActtccattttttattcttgatGATTTATATCGTCACATTGGAAGGTTTCCAGGCTTTCATAATTCTTTTCTTAACCTTGCCTGGAATTACTTTTTTCCCAATGACAACTGCaagaacatacccaaaaagAAGGAAGTAAAACATTTCACTGATTTGCAGAGATATTTCTTCTATTCACCCAAATTGGAAAGTAGTGACAGAATTATTGAACATCTATATAGTGCAACAAAGCTGGACACAGCAGGATTGAATTTCAAGAAGTGGGAGAAAAAACCACCAGAAGAAGATAGACGTTTGCTTGACATTCAAATCAAGAAGCCGGATCCCTTGGAAATTTTTCCATGCTTCAATTGTTCATGGCTCTTGCATTGCTTACCTTGCTTGAAATGCTTTTGGTGCTTGAAACGTATGCAAACTAGCTTGGTAATCCCACCCTTTGTGATAAATCATGGAACTGAACACATTTTCCGAAACATCATGGCCTTGGAGCAGTGTCATTATCCAAAAGAAGCTTACATATGCAATTATATCGTGCTATTGGATTTTCTTATAAACACTAGAGACGATGCGGAGTTGCTTGTTGACAAAAAGATTATTGTTCACTCGCTAGGCAGCAATAAAGAAGTTGCCAAAATGGTTAACAAACTTGGCAAAGaaattgtggaaaaaaattcatgttACCTTAAGGTCGCTGAAAATCTTAATGAACATTATGAAAACTGGTGGAATAAAAATATCGCATCCTTGAAAACAGTATATTTCCGTGATATTTGGAGAGGCACCGCAACTTTTGTTGGAATTATAGTCCTGCTTGTAACTGTCGGCAATTTCCTTAGGCCTTTTGTCTATCACAAATAA
- the LOC115987564 gene encoding UPF0481 protein At3g47200-like isoform X2: MLKPEELIIDITQIKESAEWHPECCIYKVPKRLRDVKKEAYTPKLISIGPVHRDNDELKDMQTLKLRYFKEFFSRTCKGQKEFASIVEKNEDMIRNCYAADISLPEGEDFKKMFLLASIFIIELFLRTFSTRKDESRFRIVHKDYILSKPWLKDGIRQDLILLENQ, encoded by the exons atgctaaagccTGAGGAGTTGATCATTGACATTACACAAATTAAGGAGTCTGCTGAGTGGCACCCCGAGTGTTGCATCTACAAGGTCCCCAAGAGACTTCGTGATGTAAAGAAAGAAGCCTACACTCCAAAGCTAATTTCAATAGGCCCTGTTCATCGCGACAATGATGAACTAAAGGACATGCAAACGCTAAAACTGAGATATTTCAAGGAGTTCTTTTCTCGGACTTGCAAAGGCCAGAAGGAATTTGCAAGTattgttgaaaaaaatgaagatatgATCCGCAATTGCTATGCAGCTGATATCTCACTACCTGAAGGGGAAGATTTCAAGAAAATGTTTCTGCTGGCTTCTATCTTTATCATTGAGCTCTTCTTGAGGACTTTTTCAACCAGAAAAGATGAAAGTCGGTTCCGAATCGTTCACAAGGATTATATATTAAGTAAACCATGGCTAAAGGATGGCATAAGGCAAGACTTGATATTACTTGAGAATCAG TGA